The genomic stretch TTTAAATCTGATtggcaccaaaacaaattccaatCAACTGTGTTGACATGGCAATAAAGTATTAAATTGAACTTGAAGTATTGAACTTCGATCTCCCCTATGATTAATTTTAAGTAATGACGCAGTTGCTTTTAGccacagaggacacagaggattaaaaagaGGTAGTTTTATCTTGTCTTGATTTTCTGAGTGCGAAAGTTGCCGGACAACACCAGTTTCTGACCATAGCTACACtgggaaatacagagagagttttgtgtaGCTGATAGTCCTAATGAGTTTTATTTCAACTGGCAATGGCTTGCatgtaacagatgttcattaatgtaaaaaggttacgcactaaagctttaaaagtattaaataaagTCATGGCTATCTGTGTATATTTACCCTGTAGTAGACGCCATTAAGGTTGGCGTAGAAGCACTGGTTGTACCACCAACCACCGTGGGAGATCTCAGCACAGATGTTGCCACTGTCTGGCGTGCTGAAGGCCTGCTTGTCGTGGTACCAGCTAAAAGAGTCTTGCACTGTCCCACTGAAGCCTGACACATGGAGACGGTACTGATGCTCCTCATCTTCcacactgcccacacacacacacacacatgcagaggaACAGTAGGGAAATGATGCAAGAGGCAGAGCATGTGTTTGTCAAATATTTTGCACTTGTGCGTGCCACCGACCTGAAGCTCTGGTAGAGGGCATGTTTGTGATGGTTGCTCCAGTCCTCCAGGTCGATGCGGAGGCTGTAGTCTCCCTGGGTGCTCAGGTCATGTATGTGGTTATTGCCCAGCCAGAACTCTGAGTGCAGGTCGCCAAAACCGTCCCTGTAGTCCCTCCAGTTGCGGTCAAAACTCAATGAGCCATCAGCACGCCGCTGAATCACAGTCCAGCCACCACCTGAGGCATAAAGAAGGTATGGCTATTGGATGAGAACGCGTACACTATGTGATGTCTGATGGGTTGTTGGACTTGCTCCTATCTGGCAAAAGGAGGAATACAGGTGGAGTGCATCACAGCAAACTTGGAGCTGATACTCCAGGTTGGGTTTTGTGCGTTGATTGAACTGGATTGAAATTCAGCTTGAGTTTGCAGTTTGCCAACTTTCTACCCTTGTTTTGATTGTGTATGCAACTCACCATCTGTGTCCATGTCACAGTAGACCTCCACAGGCATGCCAGCCATTGATGGCACCACTGTATAGAGACCTGATCTCCTCACTCCATTGTAGTAGATGGAAGCACAGTCTATGGGACAGTTCCTCACATGCTGAATCTCTGAGGGAAGAGAATGTGAGACCGGATGGATTGGGAGTAAATCAGCAAGAGGAAATTGGTGCCCTCTGCTGGGAGATCGTCGCAGGTGagagtacatgtactgtatatttctgaGAGTGTACCTGGGTGCAGAGCTTCCTGAGCACTCATCAGCGGGCTGGGACGGACGATGTTGACCGAGCACCCAGGGCTCCTTTTTACTTTATCCACCAAAAGTGTGACATTATGGAGTTGGTTCTTAACagaaatgcagtaaaaaaatgtgaacaagCAGTGCACTTAAGTTGTAATGTTTCTGTTCCTTAAACACTGAAATTGAAATAGTACTACTAATGAGTTTACCTGGAGGTCTAGGATCAGAGTGCCCTGTAGGTGCAGCAGGGTGGTGGCTTCGGTATAGTGATGCTCCAACTCTTGAAAACGCTGCTCCAAGGAGTTATTCAAGTGGTTCTTCCCTTCACTCTGACACCATACATAAAAATATCCAAACAAAACATGGGCGTTACCTGAGAACTGTGTAAGTAACCGTTAAAAATGGGGTAAAAGAAGAGAACTTGAACCAGGCCTATACATGATTACTACatttttctccctctgcctACCCTCCAGACCAAAAGCACGGGCCCTCTTTTATAAACTTAAAGTCAGACACTTCAGTGTGTAGTCTATTCCTAGTCTTGACATGGAGGATAACACTAACTCCCATTACCACAAACCCTGGAGCCCTCACTCCTGTGCCCTGCTCTCGTGtataacacacaaaacacatgaacCCTATTTATCGCCTTTTGTCCAACTGAGAGTCTCTGTTTGTGTAGGCTTCCTGCCTGAGACGCATGAAGCAACACGTGGAAGAGTAGGAGGCCAATCCTGTTAGTGACTAAGGTCAAGGACATGCTGGGGGGGCGGAGAAGCCAGCTTGATGACCAGGCACTACATTACAGTGCAGAACTGTTTCCTGTACAGTACTAAAACACAGCTCTGGATAGTATTTGTTATTCGCAGTGACAGTTCCATTAAATTGCAAAGCACGATTTTAAACAGCTACTCAGTGTATACTCagaacacattcaaaaaaacGTCCTCctttgaaatgaaagaagatTGTTTCCATTAAACCACGTCCAAGACTTATTTGATCATGATATTTGAAACAGTTATGTCTGAAATGTCTCTCTACCAAAAGGCCAGAGGCagagagaattaaaaaaaagtttacatttaCCAAAAAGTCTGGCTCTAAAAAGACAGGCCTATAGTTAATgctcccctcacacacacacaaacacacacacacacacacacacacacacacacacacacacacacacacacacacacacacacacacacacacacacacaccaataagTTTATTTCCCAAATGAGTTAAACAGGTATATTCTGTCACAGTCCTGTCCAGTCTGGAAAAAAAGTAGCAGTCACATTGTCACAACATCCGGTGAGCTGCAGGTGGACTAAAGCAAGCGCTCAAAGCAGTTGAAAGGATTGTTGCTGATAGTTGACCCAGCTCTGCTAAGTCGATGCGGAGCTCTCACCTGCAGCTCGAGGACTCTGATGCGGTGTCTGTGGCCCCTTAGCTCCTCCTGAAGCTCTGAGATGGTCTCCTTCAGCGTCACGATCTGCTGCTTCCTCTCCTCATTCTCATGCAGCCAGTAGGAAACCTCGTCTGTGCAGCGAAACATATCCGGGCATTTCTGCTCGTCCAGCTGAGGCAGCGTGGCCACCAGCCGACACATCCCATCCCTCATCACCTGTTAGATGACAAACAACTTCTAACTTCCAGACCTGCTGTTGCTTAATAGTGTCCTAATATctgttaatacaaaatgtatctACAGCCTCCAATAGACCTGTTGTGAGGGGGATTTTCTCTCTGGCAAATCAATTATTTCCACTGTGTGGAATGTGTCACATTCAAGGTTTAActgcagtatgtttttttttattttcaatgtttcaaACCAGCCACAAGCTGATCTCATGCTTTCAAACCTTTGTGCTGgtcaaatactttattttgcaGCTTAATTAGTGCTGATATCACATGTCATATCATGCCTGTATAGAGTACATCTTGGTAAATGTATAGTCATAGATctttactatactatacatTGACAGCTATCTCTCTGATATGCCTATGTTTATGAGGCCAGTGTGCAATGTTGCAAGTCTAGAAACAGGGCTTTTTAAATGGCAACATTCTAATGAAAtactttgattttattattaaatttgcTGTATTAGACTAAACATACATTCCTATCTGGTTATTCCATTCATTAACTGTTTCTAAATAGATTTTCCAGAAATTTGCTCTAACCCTGATACATTTCGAAAATGTTACAAACGATTTTCATGTTACAGACGATTTTCAGGATATCCGTATCACCTAACCctgtttacaataaaaacacgGCTGCCTCTGGTTTTTGGCAGACGATCCTACCAATGCAGGGACAGTATTTAAAGACATCATTCTGGCCTAGTTGATGGTCCCCATTATCATTCTAGGTGATTTTACGATtacaatattaattaaaaacatatccTTAGTTTATAAAATAGAATATGATGCGATGCTGAAGATTAAACTACTCAACTTTCCAACTGCATTTGTTAACTCAAGATCCCTCCTATTTCACTTGTAGACCATTGGAGGGGACCTGAGCCATAGGTTGGTAACTTCTGGACTACTCTACCTGCAACATGACCAACTACATTAGTAAAATACTTCTTGATATATCATTAATACCCATTTAATAATGTTAACATATCAGTCACAGGGGCCAAATTGCAGAACACAAACTTCTCCCACGGCTGTCTCGCATGTTTAGTTATATATTTCTGGCAGAGCATTACATTCATGAAGTTCTTTCTGATTCCAGCAGAGCTGAGCTGCAATTTCACACCGCTGACACATCTCTGGAGTAAAAGGAGGAAACAAGCTTGAGAACAACACTTTGACTTGTAGCCTGTATTCAAGTAGTATGTAATTACCTGGTTAGTGTACTCCCCGCACTGGGATCCCCCGCCAATACGAGTGGTAGTGTTCAGGTCGTCTGCTTGGGCCTCAGGGAGCAACACGATGAGGATACAGAGAGCAGAGCACACGCTCCAGCCAGGAGGGTTGGTTAAGGACAGAAGAGACATTGCTGCCGCCCACTTAGTCTGTCCCTGCCTTGTCAGTGAGAGCGACGGGACACGGGAGTGTGTGCTTCACCATGTGAGGCTCTGATGGCTCTTCCTACCGGGAAGGAAACTGAGAAAAATCAGTGTATTATGCTCCTACAATAGAGTTTTGTCTAACTCATTAAGCCACCAAGATgaatttttctctctgtctcttacaGTGCACACTACTTTCTCTCAGTAGAACTAATAGGACACAAACAAAAGTGAGATTAATTAAGAGGAAGGTGATCTTGTCAGTTTATTACATTAGTGTGTCCTCAAGtaacttaaacacacacaagcttgcGTCACTTGCTCTTAAAGCCAAACTGAGGTTTGGATTTAATTAAGCTTAATTAGGAGGCAGGTTAATAGGTATATGGTGTGTTCTGTCTAAGTCTcgctcaaaaacacacacaaatgaacagATATCAtgacatgtactgtactattGTACTGTCCCAGAAAATAGATTTCTTGAATCACTTTTGTCTTGTAGCAAATGTAGATAAGGTGGTGTACTCACCCCAGTTACAGACCATCTTCTATCCCATTCCCGGCCCATTTCAGGCCGAGGGGTTCTCTCCATTGTCCTCCTATCCTTCTCTATGTGTCCTCCTGtattgctttctctctctcactctgtgtgCCTCATGCTTAtcttctgtccctctctctctctccccctcagTGTAGATATCTTAGTCCCATAATCCACCTCTAAGAGGATTCACAACGCCTGAGGGATGAAGGACGGCAAACAAGTAGGGAGGCATAATAAAATTATCGGTATTTGGGAAATAAGAGAAAAGGCCACACAATCTCTACAAAATGCTTTTCTAATTTATTGGCAATAACCATATTCTTTCAAGATGCAACTTAAGTACAAAAGAACTTGACATCAAATGGAAGATATACTAAATTGGGTTTTCATGGTaatatttgtaatgttgtgAGGAGTAACATAAGTGTGTTATAGACATACAGAGTCCTCAAAAATGAAATAccaatataaattaaaaataaacatagaaaaaaagaaatagagtCAGTGCGGTTCATTAAATTTGAATTGAGATGGAATACACCCATCAACAAATTGCCAactccgggaaccatcaccttgtcgtggtggagaggtttgtgtgtccctatgaacctgagggctgtgttgtctggagctgtgtgctcctggtagggtctccctgggcaaagtggtctcaggtgagggccagacaaagaatggttcagaACCCCATGAGTGAGCgaggcagagagggagtgacccagGGCCctccgtctggagccaggcccagacagAGGCCTGGTGTCCGGGTTTGCCACAGAGCCCGGACGGTCACAGCCCGAAGAAGCTACGTggatactggataagcggatgaagatggatgtaTGGACAAATTCCCAACACACATCAGCACCTAAATAAGTTTCATCTACAGGCACAATAGTCCTGCTCAAAGCTAGTCATAGCGAAGGCTGGTGTGAGTCAAAGTATGAGGGGTGCTGATCCTATTACAGTAGCCAAGCtgctttttacatctttttactCTGGACTATGGCTCAGCATACATGGTCtctttgttaaaagaaaaaaaaattgaaacactGTTGAAAGCCAGATGATTTGGTTTTATAGAATTATAATGAAACAGctattttataacattttctaaatcaaaAAGTTCCTAATGTGACTGAACTATGtcaattcacacacaaaacactgcgTCAGGGAACTATGGAGCCTCTGCAGAGAAGTCTGGGCAGCCATCTTCCTGCTATTCTCAAAGGACTCTGCACATCACACACAAGATAGGGCAATGCAACCTGGACAAAGCATTCCAAATGTAATGCATACACAATGTTCACATATACACTcttggaaataataataatttacagtgttttgtgtgtacagaaattacaatttacactctgtttttgttagtaatcactacacacaggcctgaaatgcACAAACACGCTCGGGTCCTACTCATGCACAaacggagagatgtcagagtgagtgggctgccattGCTGGTTGGGTGGATACAATGCCTTGTTCAAGAGCACCTTGCAGTGCCCAGTTGGTGaagtagcatctctccagccaccaatccaccaTTCACTACATCACTTTCATTCCATACTtgagacttgaaccagcaaccctccaattcccaacccaactccctacagtcTGAGTTACTGCCACCCCTAAATGTAAAACATTcctcaaaaaatgttttcctgttgTACTTGCTGGTGTCTGCTGTAAGCATGTTAGAGAAGActgtgtgtgaggccacatggtgGCACCATGTCACAACTTAATTACCTGCTGGCACTTGACTGTGGTGAGAATAAGCTTCCCTACTGAAGTGCAAAAGAGAGACAATACAGACAAAATATAAGTCGACAGAATTAAAGGACAAGAAAGGCTGCTGCTTCTTTCTGACAGGAGACAATGAAGCCAGAAAAGAGCAGGAGGCTTAAAGTCTGCTAACGTGATGGAAAGTGGAATCTTGGTGCCAGAGGCAAGCACTCCAAGGCTGTTTAGACGTATGGTACgtttaaagagagaaagagcaatcCTCATTACATTTGAGTCCAGTTTTTATTCTATAAGGAAACTCAATTCACAAAACATTATGGTGCTAATTAGGCATTTTTGTGTcagaaaataaatcatgatCTATCTGAGCCCATATTAGAGTCATTCATCATCaaactataaattaaaaaaaaatttacaacacaaatatttcatcaatacatttacattaatggACATTGTGTTGGATAAACTACTGTTGCCCTTGACCGTGCAGCAACAGATTCCCCTTGAAAGGCTTGTAACAGCAGCACAGGAAGAGCAGGAGCTCTAAAGTAAGCAAACTGACTCATTAATGTCACAAACAGTGTTTTTCCACTACATGGTACCTCCTGGACTCGCTTCGACTGTACTCGccatttttggttttccattacaaaaaaagtccctggtacctgctgacaggttctttttttagtgtgtCCAGTATTTAAGCCAGCAGGTTTTCTTTTGTagttgctgcctccagcttcttctgaaactaaatttgtcttccGTTTGTGGCAACAGCCAAATGCTGAGAATGACAACCAGCCATGCTCGCCTCATGCTCCCATGAGATGGTACTTATCTGCAACAGAAAAAGtaggacggggcaccgcggtcGAGTccagcaggtaccatgtaatgtaaaaacaccATTACACTGCAACTATCTAAAGCTGGCCAACATAAGATACTTGTCGTATCACAACAGTTTAAGCAGGAAAACCTGCCAgcattttaaattgaacaagGATGCCTTACTGCTCATGAATTCaacttcacatttaaaaaaataaattgtgtttctTCTCTCAAAAGTAACAATCTCTTGTTTTAAAGACACAAGTGGAAATGTGCAGGTAAGTCAGTCTGGCTCGTTAGtcctttttattatatttttacattattcacCACTTCTAATACAGCCCTTTGAAATTACTTTAAGTCTGTGACTAGTTAATTAATGAAAGTTATAAATTATTTGTTGTGTAAAAAAGCAAGTTAACATTTGTTATGACATTGAGTGGCTTCTTTTAGCAAAAGATGAGGCTGGGGGATGGTTGACAGGATGCAGGACAGGTGCTGATGGTTTCAGAAGGAGGTGGGAGGTGTTTCAGGCCGTGTGTTGGGAACTTGTCGTGTGTGTAGATCATGATGAACAGAGCGGACGAGCACAAACTAGTTTGAACTTATTTAATGACCTTTTGATGAAAGGGTGATGCCAGCATCCACCCAGAGACCAAGCACGTGTAACTAAGAGACACATGTCCATCACGCAGGGTGAAACAACTGTCACTAAAAGGGAAAGCAACTGTTGTTACTGACACTGCATTTGAATGTAAATATGTCTGAGAAATGTGTTCCCTAGAAAAATGTACTACtttatatgcatgtatatatatatgtgtgtgtgtgtgtagtttagaGAAAAACAATAGTTATACAAATCCAGTGTACTGTTATCTAAACTCTGATTCAACACAACTTGCTCTACATTTACTGAACTAAATCAGGAGTTGAGCCCTCTCCAGTGTCTACAGTCACAGTGACTGGAATATTAATTTTGTGGAAACAGAAAGACAAGCTTTTTCATTCTTTATAGAATTCCCGTTatgtctcacacacatactgatgGGTGAtatatcaaaaagaaaaatcaacaagcaaAGAAACATGAGGTATGCAGATGTTTCCACACACGGCACGGGTCACTGGATGGCTTGATCAGTATGAAAACGATGATGCCATTGCCTCTGCAGTAACCACATTTCAACCCTATTGAACACAATGGAATTTCAGACGAGCGCTcatcaaaacaccaaataaaGAATTAGATTTGAAATAGAATAGCAGTTAATCACCCAGTAGCATTGCAGAGAATTGGATGATCTCTGGCACGGAGCATTAAAGGTGTTTTGCCATTTGTAGTGGTCGGCCACTTTTAGGTttgttttatcctttatttttttcctcatatgTCGACGCATCGTCACCAGTCTTTATTTGCGTCCTTGTTTGCAGCCAGTTGTAAAAGTCCCAAATTTTGATTTGATGAGTTCTTCCTGGAAAAAACTATGTAATTTTGTGATAATCATGAGGAAGATTGAAATGTCCTTAAAAGCACTGCCACATTAAACAGAATTAAATAGTGTTTGCCAATGaacaaatgtcacattttctgcCATGCACTAAACAAAAGGCTCTCTAGGTTACACTGGCAGCTAATTGGAATGGATTAATTGGAATTGTTCAGATTAAACattgtctcttttttcccttACCGAACACTTTTAAGAAATTAAAGACCAAAAGTCATGTAAGTATGCACACAGTGTGTGTACTCtttttgtaaagtttaattTGCATGTACATAAATCCAACAGCTAATTCTCCTGCCAATGTGGTCGTTATTGAgattacaaaaaatgtacagaTGAAGAACCAACAGCACTGTGCTTTCATTCTCCCTCatactaaacacacacaaacacacacacacacacacacacacacacacacagagagagaataaCCATGCATTTCAAGGTCTAGCTTGAAGCTTCTGGCTGTAATAAATCTGAGGAGACACCAGACTTCATCACTGTACTCCTCTTTGTATCGTGTATCATGTCAACCTCATTGCCTGAATGCACCACAGTACTACAGTACACTACTTGAGGGTTTGAACTACAGTAAATGAAAGGCAGAAACAGTTACTGGAGAAGAGGTGGCGTAGATAAACACAGACGGGTTCTTTCTTTGTTGATAACAGCTTCAGGTATCGTCTCCTGAGGTTGGATCCAATGGATCagtcagtgtgcagtgtgtgctgGTGCTGGTGCATTCTATTTGGTAACTAGTGTGGTACTACTAACTGTTACTGACAAGTCAAATACAGAAAAGTCGTAACCCGCCATTTTTCTAACCAAGCTTACTGTAAACGCAATACCTGTTTCTGCCTCACCCGTTTAAATTTACAGATAATACAAGTCATTAGAAGAACATTTACACAGACAACAAAGCATCAATAAATTCTATTTCCACATTATAATCTCCTCCACTGCCCCTCTGAATTTAGAAGAAAAACCTGAGGGCTTCACCTTCACCTTCCTCTGCAGTGAGCACTAATTACAGTGCACTTCAGAAACATCACGGCTCCTCATTTACCATGTTAATTGCGTGTTGGCAGATTCATCAAGCACACAGCTGCTTGTCTCATTGCCTTGCCTGAAGGAGACCTAACCTTTAGCTTCACATTGCAGCGTGGAGAAGTACGTAAACTCATATCTTCTGAATTATACAGAATGCACTATGCAATGAACTGTGGCTGTAATCAATTCAGATATTTACAGAGGAGTGTCTTGTTAGATATGTCAAAATATGTCATCAAAACACCAATAACATCTTGGAAATTAACCTTTTCTTATAACATggtacattattatttattttattggtcACATGCATAACAACTAGCCTATGTCATTTATCCAGCTACCCGTGTCTCCAGAGAACACAGCCACATTGACCTCTGCTTCACAGGACAGTAACAGCatttcacacatacagtggtgctcatctGCCAGACCGCAGGGagtacaaagtgtgtgtgtgtgtgtttgtggacagGTTTGACAGACAGGTTTGTAGACAAGCAACACTGGCTTCACACATTATGTCAACACAGTCATTTTAACTCAGCGTCGACGTTGATTGAGTGCATAGAATAGGGAAAGACacttgcaagaaaaaaaaaaaaaagtgtttgatttTTTCTGTTATGTGTTGAGTGGTTTGACTTGGACTGGTGTGTCCCTGGAGTAAGAGATGGGTCCTTAAGATGAATGGAGTTTTATTGTTAGCATTAAAGTCAACCTTTTTTGCAAATTACTCTTGAAACCTCTCTGAGAGAGGAAACAAGTAACACAGACCAAAAATGACTAAACAATAAATTTAGATCATCAAAGGGTTCAGATTCCATATACCgctgtcaaaatgaacaaaagaaaaacatgattaacTGAATTTCCTTTGATTTATTACTGTTTGCAGAGTGATTTAGCCATGTTTTCTAATCAATTCTCAAACATGGAAagcagagatttttttttttaaccttgatttgaaatgaacaaagatagacatttatttattgatcccagtAAACTCGTTTTATCCTAATGTGTTCAGTGGAGAAGCTCAAAAGTTCTGACGAGATAGCAGATAACACTTCTCCAGCTGTTTTTCATCCTTATGCCAGATGTTCCTGTTCAGCCGTGCAATTTGCTCtgacatgaagaaaaaacaaattaacttaCATATAGTTTAATTTAGCAGTTGCATCTCTTACAAAGAAACTGTTTCaataagtttagttttttctttggaGTTCTCTGGAAGAAGTTCAAATCAAGAGCAACAGgacaagacatttttacaaGGAGTGCACAGCCATGAtagcagctctgtgagactATGTCACATAGTCTCACAGAGCTGAGACTATGTGCTTTGAGCTGAACAGAAACGCTAGAAAGCTTTCATTGTGATGTTTCGTATATTGTTTACTATGTTCATTGTCTAagtttagcattttagcatgctgatgttttcttatttgcacttaacacaaagtacagcggaggctgatgggaatggcTAATGGCTATTTGGTAATAAACCAAAGTACTGAACGTATTAAAAAAGGCATCCCCAAAATGATTACAGTTAATCCTGAGGGGGATgtgaatgtctgtaccaaatgtcAAGGAAATCCATCAAGTaattgttgagatatttaaatcaaaaccacaaatgttgacctcatggtggcgctttAGAAAAAGTCAAGGTATCAGAAGATTTTGTAGGTTTTTATCCTCCGGGGACCATGACTGGCTGTACAAAACGTCATTGCAATCCATCCAAAAGTTGTTgagatttcagtctggaccaaagtggtgcaCAGATCAAACCACAGACACTGCTGTTCCCATAGCCACGTGGCTAGCGTAGCTAAAAATACAGCACCAGTGGGTCCTGAACAACCACATCTTGTTCTATGATTCTTATAAATTTGTTGTTTATAACTACGGCTATTACAAACTCTAATCTAAAATTAGATAGAGTACTGATTGAATGAGACAGCTGTTGTTTTCGTCGCCACTTGATTCCCCTTGTGTCCTTGTACCCTCTGGCCAGCTGTAGCATGGGGACACTTAAAGATCTAACAAGACATGAGcaacaccacacacatgcacacatattctGCCTGCAAGGGACTCTAAAATACACACCCTTTGTATGACCCGTATCACAAAGACAGATAatattattgatttaataattgtAGAAACGATTGTGTTAGACCTCAGGCTCCTCAAGGTTTGAGTAGCAGCGGTTGAACTGTTGAGTCACAGCAAATTAGCCACCTGTTGTTGTAAACGATGTTACTCCACAGTGTCGTGTCTTGCTTTCTTCACCTAGGGCCAGAGCGGTTGAACTGCATGTTGTGTACTTGAACTCACCTTTACTCAAAATAATTAGCATGAATATTTTTGAGCCACatgtctttgacattttttcatgtattcACAGCACGTGAAGCTAGTTCCCAGAGGAAGGAAGTGCtgaatgaatgttttatgaATGTGGAGCCTCTCTGTGTCCTTCCTCTCACCCTGCTGATGACCTAAAAAGGGACTGAGGT from Etheostoma cragini isolate CJK2018 chromosome 18, CSU_Ecrag_1.0, whole genome shotgun sequence encodes the following:
- the si:ch211-203k16.3 gene encoding angiopoietin-related protein 7, with the protein product MSLLSLTNPPGWSVCSALCILIVLLPEAQADDLNTTTRIGGGSQCGEYTNQVMRDGMCRLVATLPQLDEQKCPDMFRCTDEVSYWLHENEERKQQIVTLKETISELQEELRGHRHRIRVLELQSEGKNHLNNSLEQRFQELEHHYTEATTLLHLQGTLILDLQNQLHNVTLLVDKVKRSPGCSVNIVRPSPLMSAQEALHPEIQHVRNCPIDCASIYYNGVRRSGLYTVVPSMAGMPVEVYCDMDTDGGGWTVIQRRADGSLSFDRNWRDYRDGFGDLHSEFWLGNNHIHDLSTQGDYSLRIDLEDWSNHHKHALYQSFSVEDEEHQYRLHVSGFSGTVQDSFSWYHDKQAFSTPDSGNICAEISHGGWWYNQCFYANLNGVYYRGGHYIPKGQGPLGPDGIVWYSWRDSDYYSLRKVSMMIRPHSFRTRVSP